TATAAATAGATAAGAAGACGTCGTGAAAAACGGTCTGCACGTTCAGagataaaaattccatttcataGAAATTACTGGCGTATGTCTGTCTCGAAGTCACTATAGTTAGTAATAAATTTAAGCTCTACGACGAttattacgtaatttatggGGAAATAACTAACAGGAATGTCCTATTCAGAAACATTTGCCTATAGTTAAACGTACATGACATTACATTAGTCGGCTAGCAATTTACCCACGAAAAATTACTCAATATTGATGAAGACACATTGTTGCCTCAAGCTAATCATCTAAGTAGTTGAAGATCATTAGAACAGTTTTAACTAAAATAAATGTCTAACATTGGCaacgagacaaaaaaaaataaaatgcaaaacaatTTGAAGCTAACGTTTGACTTCTAAGATATCCCTCAATTGAAGTGTGTATAATTGCCAGGTATAAAATCTGAGTCTGATTTTTATCGTTAAGTGTATATTTCGGTATGTCATTGACTTAGTGACCATTGACGGAAATgagaaaagaaagaagaaaaattcaacttacCACATCTATGGCATCAGAATCGGATGAATGTCGTTGTTTTACTGGTACGCAAAAATAATCCAGAGTTATCCAATGTGTTCAATatgaaatgtaataaaaaatgcacttttttgtTCGAAGTCACGTAGAGTTTTAGTTCACTATTCTATAACATGTATTGGCCACTTCAACTTtacagaataatttttttttatttattcctATACACCCCTGCTAACTTTTCTTCATTGAATTCCACACAGCTCtttcaatatttcatttcaattcatGAAGGAACGGTTTTCAATTcctttttcaacaacaaaaaactataCAAACTCGACGCATGTGTTACGAACTTAACTTTTGATTGTGTGTGTGGTTTAATGAGAAACGCAACACGTAGTTATTCACTCACATGCAAACGGATCCGTGTAGATATTATAATAATTGCAGCTAAGTACAAATTATACAACCATTTTCAAcgcacatttttcaaacaaaaaaccataATCACTTTTCGATCGCTTTTTAGTCACATTTAATCAGTCGGAAATCagtaaattttgattgtaattAAAACGGTACCAAAATCGATGGTCGTCAAAAATCACTTAACATTTTAGTAAGCACAAAAAAATACATAAGCGGAGATCCAGCACGAATAACGACACACAAACCGAACAGAAGTTTAACATCAAATGAGCGAAAACcaaatatgttttttgttttctatatGTCGGAATGAATTCAACGTGAGATTATTGCTCTCTCGTTTGAAGAGAGTAGAGGCAAAAATAAAGCTTTGTATAAATACGGTGAGTTGATTGAACAGACGGGACAGCCGGATTTGTTTATTCGGCGAGAAccttttatgaaatttttagataaattcgAGACTCGTAGACATTACACTTGCTTCAAACAGAAATAAAAGAATAGTGCGATTGAAACTGATGCATTTCATTGACACACTCACGAAGGCGGGTGGCACACAAATTGTGTGTGCTTTTTATTAAACATACCCATTATAggttgtttgaaatgtcaacttgaagaaaaaaaataatttttattaagttgACGTTTCAAACAACCCCgttcaataaaaagcatctgtttgtcaaaatttgtgtgtcaacGCCTATgctatgtgtgtgtgtgtgtgtgtaaaaattttcatctttcatatctttgccaaaaaaatgaaCCCACAGGGAACGCGTAAAAGGGGCAGACCCAAAATCACGTGGAAACGAACAGTCGTCGACGAAGCGAGAAAAGCCGGAAAAGAATGGACAGAAGTCAAGGCGCTCGCTCCAAACCGAATTCGATGGCGGCAATTTGTAGACTCTCTGTGCTCCCTCGAGGAGTAAGAAGTCAAATGATGAATGATATCTTTGCCAATAAGCAAATCCTTGGATATGCACGATATAGCATCATTTAGGGCTACTTCCACTTGATTTTCTTAGATTAATAGTACATTTACTCTCGTGCTTACGAGTTTTcattttgacaagtggggaggGTATAGCCCGACCCGAAAGGTATCACTGTATTTCCactagtcaaaataaaaattgaaagcaCGCACGGACGTACTGTGCTTTATGTGATTAAGCATGTGAGTAAAAAGACATTTGCATATACAAAAGTAACAAGTAAAAGAAACAACAGAATTGATGATAACTAGTCGTGCCCATGAGACAAGGTAGATTTTCTGAACTTTATCTAAATCTGTTTGGGTCGCTACTCTGCAACGAAACGTTAAAACTATATGAGTGGCAATTGTCACCATTACTCGCGCCACTGACTCTGATGATATGATTGCTGTTTGTGAATATATGTACCTCAAGAGGAACTAATGGTTAATTCTTCACAGTGCTGTCAATGTTCCCTTTGAATTTCATAAACGTTCAGCAGCAGCTGTTTAACcaacaacaatgaaaatgcATTATCGTGTAATAACTCAAGGATGAACGCGCGGATACACTTTCGAGAGGCTTTCAGTGCTTTTTTCATTAATGGCGGCATTGGCTTCTTGTGTTTATATTCTGAATGACATTTTAAGAGTGGTGTAATGGTAGATGGTTGATGGTCGATCTACGCAAGATCGGAAATACGTAAACAATTTGAATGgaatgttaaaatttaaattatcactGGAAGCGTTTTAAGATTGAAAACATTGCCGGTAAAGGGATTATAAATCGTTAAAGAACTGTTTACGAAACGTAACCATTTAAGATGATTAACATTATGTGCCTCACATCGTCCGGTGGCTTACCAATCTTTAATCGTAAACGGGGTGACTGTGAAAATGTAAGTTAACTTGCAATCCTCATATTTCCTTTGATGATTCTAATGAATCCTCTTAGCTACCATTCGCAACAATTGGCTCTCTAAACGGGGTCCATATGTTCTGCAAATCTCAGGGAGTTAACATTAGAACAACGTACATGGACGATGGTGTCATTGTTTGGAGAGAGtttgaaaattgtgtaacaaTGATTGGTGCTGCAAAAGGAATAACAGAGGACGTGTTAAACAATCTGCTGGAATATGCATTTAATGCGATGATATTTTGTGTCAGTTTAAGTGAACTGaaacataacaaaaatgtGGAACAGTTGAAACGAGAGTTGAAGGTAAGATGAAGAAATTCTTCACCAAttgatttagaaaaaaatttagaaactcAGGTAAATCATCTGCTAACGTATGTGACGACCAAAATAAGCAATCCTCTTTAGGTAGTATGGctttatacagaaaaatatatgtcaaaacaaatgaagtaatagatttagtaTAGATCTCAATATGTAGCAAGTACTTAAAACTTAAATCAGAAGAAGTATCAGACTTGATTTGATGGGTTAAAGTggtcatatttcatcgtagatgcttccaagCCCCATAAGACCCCATTCGCTGAAAGTACGTGAAATTTCCTTTCTagtgacaccccacacgacctggagaaatttcagtccgaaaagtgcatgttttcgttttttggtCACCTCCCattagccacacaagcttcgaattttcttttcgtgtcTTTTTCATTTATCTAATATTTTTACCATCAATTGCTGATTAGCAAGTCTGGTCATCTAGACGAATCCACGCAATTCTTGCtccaattgatttttctttatttcagtCATATTTCCCTATTTTGGACAAACTGCTAGAATCTGCTGAAACGGACTTCCTAAAATTTAGCGACTgcattttaacaaatgaaaacgcCCAAATTTTGCTTCGACTGAACGAATTCAGCGATCAAATTGGATCTCCATTCTGTACTGTACTGCTGCATCATAAAATATTGGTCGGCACCGAAGGTTGGTGGGATCTGGATGTGGTCGACAGAAAATTGCTCATTACAACCATTCAATCATCGAACAAACCATTCCCCGACGTGCCAGTATATCTACCGAAAAAGAACCCAAACATTGCGTACAGATTCGTCTGTGTTGCCATCCGGCAAAACATTAGCGTTTGTGTTCTATGCGGTGCTGAGCCGCAGTACGCGGATATCGAAAATTTAGCCAgacaaatttggaaaaatgacaATACTACGATGGAGAATGCAGAATTGACTTATCCACGTAATTTACCGATCGATCTGAAATTGGATCAGGGAATTTTAGGGTGAGTGAAGGATGAGTAACAGACGAAATGTAGTGGAAATGAAGTTACGAGTTCGCAATCCTATTAGATTGATTTTGATCAACAAGCTCCATTCAAAGTATGTGATGACGCGAAATTTGCAACAATCTTCGAATGGTAAACGCACTACGGCCGGTGCTCACCGTTTGGATATTTTGCGGACTTTTTTCCATCAGGCTGTGGACACTATCAATAAATTCTTGGAGACTCCATCCGAACAGAATGGTAAAATCGTTACATCGTTGGAGTCTTATTGGTGCAGTGATTATCACAAATGTCATGCTTATGCTTTTGAGGATAATTTGATTTGTGTTTTGTATGTGGCGGCTATACCAACGCATAATATGAGGTAAAAAGACGAGACGTTTTTGgattgcaaatttttttaaatatttttttttattattttctagaATAATAACAcagaaaacattaaatttgattatcGCAGAAAAGGATATTTCTTGGTAAATatataaggtaaaagcaaaataaaatgatcgagtctggtttttgacaattgaatttcaattgtcaaaaaccagactcgatcattttattttgctttcattttatttatcataataataattttacaaacTTATACTCACTTTTTAATAGAATTTAATAGAATTCTCTCTTTATTGTCCTTTATTacattaatataaatttttttattttatttattgtcattATATAATTCTTTTTGTAATGCTTTGCCattgtcatttttttaaatatataaatatattttttcattttatttttttacttatttaaagctgaaacatttataaatttcaaataaaatttggattggtaacaaacatattttttattttaaaaaaattaaccaGAAATATC
Above is a genomic segment from Bradysia coprophila strain Holo2 chromosome IV unlocalized genomic scaffold, BU_Bcop_v1 contig_106, whole genome shotgun sequence containing:
- the LOC119070882 gene encoding protein fuzzy homolog is translated as MINIMCLTSSGGLPIFNRKRGDCENLPFATIGSLNGVHMFCKSQGVNIRTTYMDDGVIVWREFENCVTMIGAAKGITEDVLNNLLEYAFNAMIFCVSLSELKHNKNVEQLKRELKSYFPILDKLLESAETDFLKFSDCILTNENAQILLRLNEFSDQIGSPFCTVLLHHKILVGTEGWWDLDVVDRKLLITTIQSSNKPFPDVPVYLPKKNPNIAYRFVCVAIRQNISVCVLCGAEPQYADIENLARQIWKNDNTTMENAELTYPRNLPIDLKLDQGILGLILINKLHSKYVMTRNLQQSSNGKRTTAGAHRLDILRTFFHQAVDTINKFLETPSEQNGKIVTSLESYWCSDYHKCHAYAFEDNLICVLYVAAIPTHNMRIITQKTLNLIIAEKDISW